In the Atribacteraceae bacterium genome, AAACCCCTTGACAGAATTTTTCGAACCTGATAGTTTATTAAATCCATAGATATAGTAGTAAATGAAAGGGAGTAAAAAAGGTTTTCTAATATGCCTCGGTCGGTTTTTCACCGGGGTCGCGACTCAGTCCCGAAAGATTAGTTAAGAGACTGAAGGTGAGAAATTGTGAGGGAATTCAGCCAGGGAGGTAATATATGAGATTTGAGACAATAGCCATCCACGCCGGGCAGAGACCTGATACAGCATATGGCGCTGTCTCAGTGCCGATTTACCAGACCTCAACCTTTGTCTTTGAGGACTTGGGTAAAACTAAGGGCTATGATTATTCGCGCACGGCCAATCCGACGCGAAAGGTGCTGGAAGATACCATTGCCCAGCTCGAGGGTGGAAAGGCGGGATTCGCCCTGGCTACCGGCATGGCTGCCGTAGCCACTGTCCTCCATTTGCTTAAGGCAGGCGACCACGTAATCTCCGGAGATGATATCTATGGGGGAACCTATAGGCTATTTCAGGAGGTGATGCGCGACTTCGGGTTGGAGTTCACCTTTTTGAGAATGGATAACAGAGATAGGATTGAAGAGGCGATAAAGTCCAATACCAGGTTGTTGTGGCTGGAGACTCCCTCCAACCCGCTACTGAATATCGTTGATATTGAGATGGCGGTAGATATTGCTAAGCGCCATAAATTGATGACGGTCATGGACAATACCTTCGCCACTCCCTATCTTTTGAGGCCCATCGAGTATGGGGTTGACCTGGTGGTACATTCCACAACCAAGTATCTCAACGGGCACTGTGACGTTGTCGGGGGTGCCGTAGTAACCACTACTGATGAACTGACTCAGAGAGTTCAATTT is a window encoding:
- a CDS encoding PLP-dependent aspartate aminotransferase family protein gives rise to the protein MRFETIAIHAGQRPDTAYGAVSVPIYQTSTFVFEDLGKTKGYDYSRTANPTRKVLEDTIAQLEGGKAGFALATGMAAVATVLHLLKAGDHVISGDDIYGGTYRLFQEVMRDFGLEFTFLRMDNRDRIEEAIKSNTRLLWLETPSNPLLNIVDIEMAVDIAKRHKLMTVMDNTFATPYLLRPIEYGVDLVVHSTTKYLNGHCDVVGGAVVTTTDELTQRVQFLLNALGTCASPFDCWLVLRGIQTFPVRMKQHEENAKAVAEYLAGHPAVKRVFYPGLASHPGHAIARRQMKGFGGMVSLELNEGVKGVSSFLKRIKVFSLAESLGGVDSLAEHPATMSHASLPEDYRARVGITDDLIRLSIGLENIDDLIEDLQQALQQG